The Corticium candelabrum chromosome 17, ooCorCand1.1, whole genome shotgun sequence genome has a segment encoding these proteins:
- the LOC134192706 gene encoding uncharacterized protein LOC134192706 encodes MVLLCLGSSVSSRFAIAWHFSGGIAIVQVGFGRETTLQNVADLVVFCFNLIGCCLSLVMTVALPVFCSRMSMQLRVDMLCLNKDDDDDVEGGDEESRGLSNKSMFRNLWTKCKQLAS; translated from the coding sequence ATGGTGTTGCTTTGCTTGGGTTCTTCGGTCTCATCACGATTCGCCATTGCCTGGCATTTCTCAGGTGGAATAGCTATAGTCCAAGTTGGGTTTGGACGTGAGACGACGTTGCAGAATGTTGCTGATTTGGTTGTGTTTTGCTTCAATTTGATTGGCTGTTGTCTGTCGTTGGTCATGACTGTTGCGTTGCCGGTGTTTTGCAGTCGAATGTCGATGCAGTTGAGGGTGGATATGCTCTGCTTGAAtaaggatgatgatgatgatgttgaagGTGGTGATGAGGAGAGTCGGGGTTTGAGTAATAAGTCAATGTTTCGTAATTTGTGGACAAAGTGCAAGCAGCTTGCTTCGTAG
- the LOC134193409 gene encoding uncharacterized protein LOC134193409, whose protein sequence is MVRDCVSFFILLLCLATCAALNCLAINECACKMDDGSGKIDLSRLPQVLYADVALSSLYVYQPCSTSTINSNCQANKDTVLCKTYLVNGVQHSQTITTRKNVQFLVDHNNNVKFRYLPHNAPSSFAVDVTMVCSTEDTSFNLSSKVDDGKHMNTVIASFWLQSPFACRTSTPGDLPIALLRPPSTSHPQAESITLEATPKPNTTHQTTNPTSITTPGSQLCQVTKDLEVAVPVTMFTTAAVVTIVFVIFIKCHIMKRNAYRSI, encoded by the exons ATGGTTCGAGATTGCGTCTCTTTTTTCATTCTCTTGCTGTGTCTAGCGACTTGTGCGGCACTCAACTGTTTGGCAATCAACGAGTGCGCCTGCAAAATGGACGACGGATCGGGAAAAATTGATTTATCTCGACTTCCGCA GGTTCTCTATGCTGATGTTGCATTGAGCTCATTGTATGTCTATCAACCTTGTTCAACATCCACAATCAACTCAAATTGTCAAGCAAACAAGGACACGGTG CTGTGTAAGACGTATCTAGTGAACGGGGTCCAACACAGTCAGACAATTACTACTAGAAAAAACGTCCAATTTCTTGTTGATCATAACAACAACGTCAAATTTCGTTATCTACCACACAATGCCCCCAG CTCGTTTGCAGTCGATGTGACAATGGTCTGCTCAACAGAGGACACTTCGTTCAATTTGTCAAGCAAAGTCGATGATGGCAAACACATGAATACAGTTATTGCCTCA TTTTGGCTACAATCGCCCTTTGCCTGTCGTACATCTACACCAGGAGACCTGCCTATAGCTCTGCTTCGCCCACCATCTACGTCTCATCCACAAGCAGAGAGCATTACTCTCGAGGCTACCCCCAAACCGAATACCACGCATCAAACCACCAATCCAACATCCATAACTACACCGGGTAGCCAACTGTGCCAAGTGACAAAAGACCTTGAAGTGGCTGTACCTGTGACAATGTTTACAACAGCGGCAGTCGTCACCATCGTGTTTGTGATCTTCATCAAATGTCACATCATGAAAAGAAACGCCTATCGCAGTATCTAG